Part of the Bacteroidales bacterium genome is shown below.
GGAGAAAATTCTTGAGGAGTACAAACAGATCCTTAATAAGAAAAAAGCCTCCCCTGAGGAAACAGAAAAAAGTCTTAAGCAGATTCAATCGAGCATGAATCCTGCAGGACTGACATGGCTGAGGTACTTTATGTTTACAGATCCTGCAAAATTCTGGAAGAAAGTTAACTGCCCGGTACTTGCGCTTAACGGTTCAACAGATCTGCAGGTTGCCGCAGATGTTAACCTGCCTGCAATCGAAAAAGCACTCAAATCAGGTGGTAATAAGAATGTAAAAACAGTTAAGCTTGAAGGATTGAATCATCTGTTTCAGCACTCGGCAACCGGACTCCCTTCTGAATATGGAAATATAGAGGAAACCTTTTCCCCTGAGGCGCTTAAGATTATTTCAGACTGGATTTCGGGCTTATAGGTGTTTTTGCAAGTCTCTTGAGAATCATATTTCCCCTGGCAACAATTCCGGCAGAACCTTCGCCTTCCAGCAGATTAATTGTGGAGGTGAGTTCGTTAAGCAATTCCGGATATATAACAACAAGGTTATAGAGGATCTCCATTGAATAAGCCTTGATTGCTATTGCTGAAAAACCCGATTTCAAGGCCGCGAAACAGTGTTCAGCAAGAATGCCATGTTGTTTTACACTTATTCTTGCAAAATCACTAAGTGAGATTATCCTGAGAAATGATCGCTGTGTACTCTCATTATCAATCTGCCCCAGCCTGTTTATTATTTCTGGGAGATATGGATAGATAAGATCCGGAAACTTGTCGCATACCTTTGAGAGTGTCCACGATGCCCTGAAAGCCAGTTTCTTATCTGATGAAAAAGAGTATTCATACAATTTTTTAAATATGGCAGGATTCTCGATAGCAGAAGTGGCTATCCATTCAGCCTCTTTCATGCTCATCATCCTGTTGACCATATCCTGAAGTTCCCTGTCGGTTGAGAAAGACTGCTTCTCCTCCGACCGGTCAGCCCCTCTGTTGCCATTTTCTTTTTTTACCAGGGAATAATAGCTCTCTGCGACTGGGATATCTGCTTCAGAAAAATCGATTGAATTCAACTCTTCCGGTGCTATCCATCTGTATGCCAGATGTTCTGAGAGAAAAGGCATATCATCAAGTGTATCGCAGATGAATGGGATGAGTTTAATCTGTTTATGACCATAGTCGTGCTCAACTTCCGGAACTCTTCCGCAAATTACAATATCCATCGAAAGCTCTTCCTTTATTTCCCGGATTATACACTCTTCCACGGATTCCCCTTTTGCAAGCTTTCCGCCCGGAAACTCCCACTTTAAAGGATGATCTGTTGTCTCGCCTCTCTGGACAATCAGCACCTCATTATCTTCAT
Proteins encoded:
- a CDS encoding (deoxy)nucleoside triphosphate pyrophosphohydrolase produces the protein MINVTCAIIRNEDNEVLIVQRGETTDHPLKWEFPGGKLAKGESVEECIIREIKEELSMDIVICGRVPEVEHDYGHKQIKLIPFICDTLDDMPFLSEHLAYRWIAPEELNSIDFSEADIPVAESYYSLVKKENGNRGADRSEEKQSFSTDRELQDMVNRMMSMKEAEWIATSAIENPAIFKKLYEYSFSSDKKLAFRASWTLSKVCDKFPDLIYPYLPEIINRLGQIDNESTQRSFLRIISLSDFARISVKQHGILAEHCFAALKSGFSAIAIKAYSMEILYNLVVIYPELLNELTSTINLLEGEGSAGIVARGNMILKRLAKTPISPKSSLK